The genomic interval TTGCCGTTGAGCCCGAGCCCGACGCTCTCCTGCCAGCGACCCGCCCGGGTCGCCCGGTCCTCGGTGGGAATGCGCCTGACCAGCGAGAGGATCAGCCCCCAGGCGAGCTCGGCCGTCGGATACGGCAGGCCCGCCGTGCCGCAGACGAGGACGCCGCGCGCGGCCGCCGCGGGCAGGTCGATGGCCGCGTTGCGCATCCCGGCCGTGACGAGGAGGCGGAGCCGGGGCAGGCGGGCGAGGAGCGCTCCCGGGAACGGCGTCCGCTCCCGCATGGCCACGACGATGTCGAAATCGGCCAGCCGGGCGGCGACGGCGTCGAGGTCGGCGAGGTGGTCCCGGAACGCCACCACCTCGACGTCGGCGGGAAGGCGGCGCCAGTCGGCCAGGTGGACGGCGACGCCCTGATAGTCGTCGAGGATCGCGAGGCGGGTCACGATCGCTCGCCGCCGGCGGGCTCGGCCTCCGGAAACGCGGGCATGACGCGCTCGGCGAAGAGCTCCATGTCCGCCAGGAGCTCGTCTCGGGTGCTGCCGAGGAACACGACCCCCACGTGGGCGACGCCCAGGCGCTCGAACTCCCGCAGCTGCTGGATCACGTCGTCGGGATGGCCGAATAGATTTCCGGCCCGGTACTGCGCGAGGGCCTTCTCCTCCGAGCGCTCGGGGTCCCTGGCCACCGTCCGGCGGAAGTGCTGAGATTGCCGCAGCTTCGCCTCGGCCTCCGCCCGGTCCCGGCCGAAGCTCAGCCAGATCTGGAAGTGCACCGACAACCGCGCCGGGTCCCGGCCGGCTTGCACGGCCGCCGCCGTCATGGTCGCGCGGGCCTCGCCGATCCGATCGCGGGCGAGCCCGGCGACGATCAACCCATCCCCCAGCCGGCCGGCCCGCCGAAAGCCCGCCGCCTCGTGGGCGCTCACGTAGATCGGGAACGGCCGCTGCATCGGCTTGGGAGCCAGCTCGATCTCGGCGAAACGAATGTGCGTCCCCTGAAGGCTCGCCCGCCGCTGCGTGAACAGGAGCTGGAGCGCCCGGATGCCTTCCTCGAGGAGGGCGCCGCGGTTCGCCCCCCGGAGCTCGGGCCGGACGGCCTCGAACTCCTCGCGGTACGCCCCGATCCCGAGTCCCAGCATGACGCGCCCGCCCGTCAGCACGTCCAGCGTCGCCAGCTGCTTGGCCACCACGACGACGTCGCGGTGGGGCAGCACGAGCACGCTCAGCACCAGGCGCAACCGCCGCGTCACGTGCGTCAGCGAGGCGTAGGTGATCAGCGGCTCGTAGAAGTTGGGCGCGTCCGCCTGGGTGGCCTGGATGACGTGGGGCGTCGTCAGATGGTCGTTCGCCCACAGCGAGTAGAAGCCGAGCTCCTCGGCGCGGGCGGCCAGCGTGGCGAAATCCTGGGGCCGGACGTAAGGGACCGGATAGGCCGTGCCCTCCCGGCAGGTAGGCAAGCCGACGCCAAAGCGCATCGTGCCCCCCCTCAGCGACCGACCAGGTCGCGGAGGCCATCCGACAGCACCTGAAAGGCCAGCACCACCAGGAAGATCGCCGCGCCCGAGGCGATGGAGATCCACGGCGCCAGGACCAGGTAGGAATAGCCCTCCCGCAGCATGCGGCCCCACGACAGTGCGGGAGGGGGAACGCCGAGCCCCAGGAAGCTCAGGCTCGCCTCGGTCAGGATCGCCGTTCCGACCCCGAACGAGGCCTGGACGAGCAGGACGTCGCTCACGTTCGGCAGGAAGTGGCGCCACATCACGCGGCCGGCGCTCGCCCCCTGGGCCCACGCGGCCGCGATGAACTCCCGCTCGCGCAGCGACACGACCTCACCCCGGACCAGGAGGGCGAAGCTCGGAATGAACGTGATGGCCAGCGCCCCGATCACGTTCCAGAGGCTCACCCCGAGGAAGGCGGTGATGGCGAGAGCCAGCACGAGCGAGGGGAAGACGAGAAACGCGTCCATCACCCGCATGAGCAGGTCGGGCCCGGCGCCGCGGAAGGTGCCCGCCACCAGCCCGAGCGCCGTGCCCGCCGCCATCCCGGCCACCACCGACAGTATCCCCACCACCATCGAGATCCGGGCGCCGACGATGATCTGGCTGAAGACGTCGCGCCCCAGCGGGTCGGTCCCGAGCACGTGAGTCGCGCTGGGCGGCCGGAGGGTCTCGCGCGGACTGTAGCGCGACGCGTCGTACGGGGCCATCCGGGCGCCGAGCGCCGCGCAGAGGAACGCCGCCGCGACGATGCCGGCCCCCAGCGCGACCTCGGCGCCCGCCTTACTGGAGGCGAACCCGGGGATCCACGATCCCATAGGCCAGCTCGACGAGGAAGTTCGTCACGAACACCCCGACGGTCACCACGATGATGACGCCCTGCACGACCGGAAAGTCGCGCCCGAGGATCGAGTCGACCAGCAGGATCCCGATCCCCGGCAGCGCGAAGACCGTCTCGGTGACGACCGCCCCCCCGAAGAGCCGGGAAATGCTGATCCCCAGCACGCTCAGCACCGGAAGCAGCGAGTTGCGCAGGGCGTGCACCCAGAGCACGCGCGTCTCCGAGATGCCCTTGGCGCGGGCCGTCCGCACGTAATCGCTCTCCAGCGCTTCCAGCATCTTGGTCCGCGTCAGCCGGGCCAGGTTCGAGAAGTAGGCGGCGCTCAGGGTGACCGCCGGCAGAGCCATGCGCGTGAGGTTGCCCACCGGGTCTTCCGTGAAGGGCACCGTGCCCGACGACGGCAGCAGCCGAAGCTGAAGCGAGAACAGGAAGATCAAGAGGATGGCGATCCAGAAATTGGGCATGGCGATCCCCAGGCCGGTCAGGAGCGCGATCCCCAGGTCGACCTTCGTGTGCGAGCGGACCGCCGCCAGGATCCCCAGG from Candidatus Methylomirabilota bacterium carries:
- a CDS encoding TIGR03619 family F420-dependent LLM class oxidoreductase, which gives rise to MRFGVGLPTCREGTAYPVPYVRPQDFATLAARAEELGFYSLWANDHLTTPHVIQATQADAPNFYEPLITYASLTHVTRRLRLVLSVLVLPHRDVVVVAKQLATLDVLTGGRVMLGLGIGAYREEFEAVRPELRGANRGALLEEGIRALQLLFTQRRASLQGTHIRFAEIELAPKPMQRPFPIYVSAHEAAGFRRAGRLGDGLIVAGLARDRIGEARATMTAAAVQAGRDPARLSVHFQIWLSFGRDRAEAEAKLRQSQHFRRTVARDPERSEEKALAQYRAGNLFGHPDDVIQQLREFERLGVAHVGVVFLGSTRDELLADMELFAERVMPAFPEAEPAGGERS
- a CDS encoding ABC transporter permease, which gives rise to MGSWIPGFASSKAGAEVALGAGIVAAAFLCAALGARMAPYDASRYSPRETLRPPSATHVLGTDPLGRDVFSQIIVGARISMVVGILSVVAGMAAGTALGLVAGTFRGAGPDLLMRVMDAFLVFPSLVLALAITAFLGVSLWNVIGALAITFIPSFALLVRGEVVSLREREFIAAAWAQGASAGRVMWRHFLPNVSDVLLVQASFGVGTAILTEASLSFLGLGVPPPALSWGRMLREGYSYLVLAPWISIASGAAIFLVVLAFQVLSDGLRDLVGR
- a CDS encoding ABC transporter permease yields the protein MARRTLAMLFAIVFLTALIFLLMRAVLGDPVVLMLGRDADPDTIARLRQDLGFDRPPYVQYLDWLGRLLGGDWGRSFRTSEPVFRAILARLPVTLELTALSLLLAVGLALALGILAAVRSHTKVDLGIALLTGLGIAMPNFWIAILLIFLFSLQLRLLPSSGTVPFTEDPVGNLTRMALPAVTLSAAYFSNLARLTRTKMLEALESDYVRTARAKGISETRVLWVHALRNSLLPVLSVLGISISRLFGGAVVTETVFALPGIGILLVDSILGRDFPVVQGVIIVVTVGVFVTNFLVELAYGIVDPRVRLQ